From one Mycobacterium colombiense CECT 3035 genomic stretch:
- a CDS encoding CsbD family protein: MSEHHKADEARRGLIDPVKGKAKEVVGAVTGNDSLTAEGQLEQTQAHERKEANATEAVAEAQAKQAQEDAAEVRAEGAQQRLAANAQAVAAEDSIQAQEAAQKRAADRAAHQQAVAAKTQAEADAQRDIHLAKAEERAEIREASEEIVGAVAEHQSAVQVARNEESEADRLRRQAQNVTDEADLP; encoded by the coding sequence ATGAGTGAGCACCACAAGGCCGACGAAGCGCGTAGGGGCCTGATCGACCCGGTCAAGGGCAAAGCCAAAGAGGTCGTCGGCGCGGTCACGGGCAACGATTCGCTGACCGCCGAGGGGCAACTCGAGCAGACCCAGGCGCATGAACGCAAAGAAGCGAATGCGACCGAGGCCGTGGCCGAAGCCCAGGCCAAACAGGCCCAAGAGGACGCGGCCGAAGTTCGCGCCGAAGGCGCCCAGCAGCGCCTTGCGGCGAACGCCCAGGCCGTGGCCGCCGAGGATTCGATCCAGGCCCAGGAGGCCGCCCAGAAGCGTGCGGCCGACCGCGCGGCGCATCAACAGGCGGTCGCCGCCAAGACCCAGGCCGAGGCGGACGCGCAGCGCGACATCCACCTCGCGAAGGCCGAAGAGCGCGCGGAGATCCGCGAGGCGTCCGAGGAGATCGTCGGCGCCGTCGCCGAGCACCAGAGCGCGGTCCAGGTGGCCCGTAACGAAGAGTCCGAGGCCGACCGGCTGCGGCGCCAGGCCCAGAACGTGACCGACGAAGCCGACCTGCCCTGA
- a CDS encoding zinc-dependent alcohol dehydrogenase family protein produces MRGAVIYGAGDVRFEDLPEPGIVDPTDAIVRTTATCVCGSDLWDYRGINPVPEPKPFGHEYCGVVEAVGSDVTSVKPGQFVIGSFYASDGTCPNCRNGVQSSCVNRVLMGGCQAEAVRIPWADGSLVALPAQPDEELIPDLLTLSDVMGTGWFAAEAANVATGMTVAVVGDGAVGLCAVLAAREKGAERIIAMSRHEPRQKLAREFGATDIVTERGDDGVAVIKEMTEGVGADAVLECVGTGQAMQQAIQSARPGAFVGFVGVPHDVAITGEQLFSTQVGLRGGPAPVRHFLPSLIESVLDGKINPGKVFDLRLPLEQVAEAYRAMDERRAIKAFLQP; encoded by the coding sequence ATGCGAGGAGCTGTGATCTACGGCGCCGGCGATGTCCGATTCGAAGATCTGCCGGAACCCGGGATCGTCGACCCCACCGACGCGATCGTCCGCACCACGGCGACCTGCGTGTGCGGCTCGGATCTGTGGGACTACCGCGGCATCAACCCCGTTCCCGAGCCCAAGCCGTTCGGTCATGAGTACTGCGGTGTCGTCGAAGCCGTCGGCAGCGACGTCACCTCGGTCAAGCCCGGCCAGTTCGTCATCGGATCCTTCTACGCCTCCGATGGCACCTGTCCGAATTGCCGCAACGGCGTTCAGAGTTCGTGCGTAAACCGCGTGCTGATGGGCGGCTGCCAAGCGGAGGCCGTGCGCATCCCCTGGGCCGACGGCAGCCTGGTGGCGCTGCCCGCCCAACCCGACGAGGAATTGATCCCCGACCTGCTGACCCTGTCGGACGTGATGGGCACCGGGTGGTTCGCCGCCGAGGCGGCCAATGTCGCCACGGGCATGACGGTGGCGGTGGTGGGTGACGGCGCGGTGGGGCTGTGCGCGGTGCTGGCCGCCCGCGAAAAGGGCGCCGAGCGGATCATCGCGATGAGCCGCCACGAGCCGCGGCAGAAGCTGGCCCGTGAATTCGGCGCCACCGACATCGTCACCGAACGCGGCGACGACGGGGTCGCCGTCATCAAGGAGATGACCGAAGGCGTCGGCGCCGACGCGGTGCTGGAATGCGTGGGGACCGGGCAGGCCATGCAACAAGCCATCCAATCCGCCCGCCCGGGCGCCTTCGTCGGGTTCGTGGGCGTCCCCCACGATGTCGCCATCACCGGAGAGCAACTGTTCAGCACCCAGGTCGGGCTGCGCGGCGGGCCCGCCCCGGTCCGGCACTTCCTGCCCTCCCTGATCGAGTCGGTGCTTGACGGAAAGATCAACCCCGGCAAGGTGTTTGACCTGCGCCTGCCGCTCGAGCAGGTCGCCGAGGCCTATCGGGCCATGGATGAGCGCCGTGCCATCAAGGCCTTCCTGCAGCCCTAG
- a CDS encoding DUF3253 domain-containing protein, whose protein sequence is MTSTGGAGERLRAELCRVLDRRRRGADDAEIALGDGPMSQRLESSIRALAQHRGPHSSICPSDAARAVGGSGWRELMDDARAAARRLARSGDVEITQRGKPVDPGGDWSGPIRIRIPGP, encoded by the coding sequence GTGACCTCGACTGGTGGGGCGGGTGAGCGATTGCGCGCCGAATTGTGCCGCGTGCTCGACCGCCGGCGCCGCGGGGCCGACGACGCCGAGATAGCCCTCGGCGACGGGCCGATGTCACAGCGACTCGAGTCGTCGATCCGGGCGCTGGCACAACATCGTGGACCCCATAGCAGCATCTGCCCGTCGGACGCCGCCCGCGCCGTCGGCGGCTCCGGTTGGCGCGAGCTGATGGACGACGCCCGCGCGGCCGCGCGCCGGCTCGCGAGGTCGGGCGACGTGGAGATCACGCAGCGCGGCAAGCCCGTCGACCCCGGCGGCGACTGGTCCGGCCCCATCCGGATCCGAATCCCCGGCCCATAG
- a CDS encoding DUF3072 domain-containing protein has translation MVDDAAQAPQENPEKDQSQWVTGDEPMTGPQRSYLNTLAQEAGQEIPDNLTKAQASRLIDELQQRTGRGGGA, from the coding sequence ATGGTCGACGATGCCGCGCAGGCGCCACAGGAGAACCCGGAGAAGGACCAGTCGCAGTGGGTGACCGGCGACGAACCCATGACCGGGCCGCAGCGCAGCTACCTGAACACGCTGGCGCAGGAGGCGGGCCAAGAGATCCCGGACAACCTCACCAAGGCCCAGGCCTCCCGCCTGATCGACGAGCTGCAACAGCGAACCGGGCGGGGCGGCGGGGCATGA
- a CDS encoding class I SAM-dependent methyltransferase, whose protein sequence is MQDPPNASFDPSMLREAMIRRLYRRLSAEGHIRVPAVPGLIDEYVQLCNNVCATLGVWCPPEQSAQLRAALQAELAKAFKASPRSEVLISYEAPFGTGVNFRVQADWRTVEADYEQWTQIRPPPLFGTEPDARVLALAAEAADPSAYRVLDVGAGTGRNALALARRGHPVDAVEMTAKFAEVIVAEAAGESLSVNVIQSDIFTAMEGVRDQYQLMVVSEVVSDFRTPHELRGMFELATDCLARGGRLVFNTFLPRDGYVPDDVAVQFSQQCNSMIFTRDEVAAAAAGLPLEPIADDSAYEYEKAQLPPDSWPPTGWFEGWAGGLDVFDVQRDDSPIELRWLVFEKAG, encoded by the coding sequence GTGCAGGATCCGCCGAATGCGTCGTTCGACCCGTCGATGCTGCGCGAGGCGATGATCAGGCGGCTGTATCGGCGGTTGTCGGCCGAGGGCCACATCCGGGTGCCTGCGGTGCCGGGCCTGATCGACGAGTACGTCCAGCTGTGCAACAACGTCTGCGCGACCCTCGGCGTCTGGTGTCCCCCCGAGCAGTCCGCGCAGTTGCGGGCCGCGCTGCAAGCCGAGTTGGCGAAGGCCTTCAAGGCCTCGCCCCGTTCCGAGGTCCTCATCTCCTATGAGGCTCCATTCGGGACGGGCGTGAATTTCCGGGTCCAAGCCGATTGGCGCACGGTCGAGGCCGACTACGAACAGTGGACGCAGATCCGCCCACCGCCGCTGTTCGGCACCGAACCGGATGCGCGCGTGCTGGCACTGGCGGCCGAGGCGGCCGACCCGTCGGCCTACCGGGTGCTGGATGTCGGCGCCGGCACCGGGCGCAACGCGCTGGCCCTGGCCCGGCGCGGGCACCCCGTCGACGCGGTCGAGATGACAGCCAAGTTCGCCGAGGTGATTGTCGCCGAAGCCGCTGGTGAATCGTTGAGCGTCAACGTCATTCAAAGCGACATCTTCACCGCGATGGAGGGCGTACGCGATCAGTATCAGCTGATGGTGGTCTCGGAGGTGGTGTCCGACTTCCGCACGCCGCACGAGTTGCGCGGCATGTTCGAACTCGCCACCGATTGCCTGGCCCGCGGCGGGCGGTTGGTTTTCAACACCTTCCTGCCCCGCGACGGCTACGTTCCCGACGACGTCGCGGTGCAATTCAGTCAGCAGTGCAACAGCATGATCTTCACGCGCGACGAGGTGGCCGCCGCGGCCGCCGGGCTGCCCCTCGAACCGATCGCCGACGACTCGGCCTACGAATACGAGAAGGCCCAGTTACCGCCGGACTCCTGGCCGCCCACGGGCTGGTTCGAGGGCTGGGCAGGCGGCCTCGATGTGTTCGACGTCCAACGTGACGACTCCCCAATCGAGTTGCGCTGGCTGGTGTTTGAGAAGGCGGGCTGA
- a CDS encoding DUF6480 family protein, translated as MTAQPPDPDPTQIPGLEPGGGAAPGSTPPAAPQTSGLSEPQPPNTRRFTPSSVLTVVAVCIFVVAFVAVAVLLVMKMIGAGG; from the coding sequence ATGACCGCGCAACCTCCAGATCCTGACCCGACGCAGATACCCGGGCTGGAGCCAGGGGGAGGCGCCGCACCGGGCAGCACTCCCCCGGCCGCGCCCCAAACCTCCGGGCTGTCCGAGCCGCAACCGCCGAATACCCGGCGATTCACCCCGAGCTCGGTGCTGACCGTGGTCGCCGTCTGCATCTTCGTCGTCGCTTTCGTCGCGGTGGCGGTGCTGCTGGTGATGAAGATGATCGGGGCGGGCGGATAA
- a CDS encoding MOSC domain-containing protein, with protein MDNSTAHTSGAAPMRVQALLRYPVKSMLGETLDRLLVDERGAEGDRRLALLDGETGHVASAKNPRLWRDLLTCTAHADAEGVRISLPDGTDVAADDPGVDELISRLTGRPVRLVRQRPDGATLVRPDPEQLLELGLDAEVDGRILRIAAATPGESFTDEAPLHAITTATLDHIGVEALRYRPNLVIATPPDYPPYAENDWVGGEIAVGEAWLRVLTATSRCVVPTLEHGPLPRAPQALRVPAAENRLNTGGHGAQPCAGAYLAVVTEGVIRVGDRVTVGP; from the coding sequence ATGGACAACTCGACCGCCCATACCTCCGGTGCCGCGCCCATGCGGGTGCAGGCGTTGCTTCGCTATCCGGTCAAGTCGATGCTCGGCGAAACCCTCGATCGCCTGCTGGTCGACGAACGCGGCGCCGAGGGCGACCGGCGGCTGGCGCTCCTCGACGGCGAGACCGGGCACGTGGCCAGCGCCAAGAATCCGCGGCTGTGGCGTGATCTGTTGACGTGCACCGCGCATGCCGATGCCGAGGGTGTGCGCATCAGCCTGCCCGACGGGACCGACGTGGCCGCCGACGATCCCGGCGTCGATGAGCTGATCTCGCGGCTGACCGGCCGCCCGGTCCGGCTGGTCCGCCAACGCCCCGACGGCGCGACACTGGTGCGCCCCGACCCAGAGCAGTTGCTGGAACTCGGTCTGGACGCCGAGGTCGACGGGCGCATCCTGCGGATCGCCGCGGCCACCCCGGGCGAGTCGTTCACCGACGAAGCCCCGTTGCATGCGATCACGACGGCCACCCTCGACCACATCGGCGTGGAGGCGCTGCGTTACCGCCCGAATCTGGTGATCGCGACGCCGCCGGACTATCCGCCCTATGCCGAAAACGACTGGGTGGGTGGCGAAATCGCCGTCGGGGAGGCGTGGCTGCGCGTCCTGACGGCGACGTCGCGCTGCGTCGTCCCCACGCTCGAGCACGGTCCGTTGCCGCGAGCCCCGCAGGCGCTTCGCGTTCCGGCGGCCGAAAACCGTTTGAACACAGGCGGTCACGGCGCACAACCCTGCGCGGGGGCCTACCTCGCGGTGGTGACCGAGGGCGTCATCCGCGTCGGTGACCGCGTCACCGTGGGGCCTTAA
- a CDS encoding PPE family protein, SVP subgroup: MDFAVLPPEVNSARMYAGPGSGPMLAAAMAWDEVAAALQTTANSYQAEITALTSGPWVGPSSAAMVAAITPYLEWMRTAGAQAEETANQARTAAFAYETAFAETVPPPVVTANRTQLAALVATNVLGQNTPAIAATEAEYGEMWARDTAAMFGYAGTTASATRLTPFSQPDPTSNSGAGQSEAVAQAGTAAGSTRNTVQQSFSAVPNLLSNAALSPAAISPTSATDLLGLESDLIAIFLDAPASVAGLGIDAPGTLVALPFDVAGALTGFHTDDIVSGWAGVQAWPGTGAVPPSPFPVITNPAGGFGTLASAGLGQASTVGGLSVPPGWTAAAPAIRPAALVLPATTAGAAAPAAAAAASTGTGSLFGEMATASMAGRAMAGTGGALGRERARAGEIEKATRSAPKEPTTVPTEPPQVAAGGPITSIAAELRELASLRDAGILTQQEFEEQKKRLLPG; this comes from the coding sequence ATGGACTTCGCAGTACTGCCGCCGGAGGTTAACTCCGCGCGCATGTACGCCGGTCCGGGCTCGGGTCCGATGCTGGCCGCCGCGATGGCGTGGGACGAAGTGGCCGCCGCGCTGCAAACGACCGCGAACTCCTATCAGGCCGAGATCACGGCCCTGACGTCGGGCCCGTGGGTCGGCCCCTCGTCGGCGGCCATGGTCGCGGCAATCACCCCCTATCTGGAGTGGATGAGGACCGCCGGCGCCCAGGCCGAAGAAACCGCCAACCAGGCCAGGACGGCGGCCTTCGCGTACGAGACGGCGTTCGCCGAGACGGTGCCGCCCCCGGTGGTCACGGCCAACCGGACCCAGCTGGCGGCGCTCGTCGCGACCAACGTCCTCGGCCAGAACACGCCCGCGATCGCCGCGACCGAGGCGGAGTACGGCGAGATGTGGGCTCGAGACACCGCGGCCATGTTCGGTTACGCGGGTACGACGGCCTCCGCGACGCGATTGACGCCGTTTTCCCAACCCGACCCGACCAGCAATTCCGGCGCCGGCCAATCCGAAGCGGTGGCCCAGGCCGGCACCGCCGCGGGTAGCACTCGTAACACCGTGCAACAGTCGTTCTCGGCGGTACCCAACCTGTTGTCGAACGCGGCGCTGAGCCCGGCCGCCATAAGCCCGACGTCGGCGACGGACCTGCTGGGCCTGGAGAGCGACCTCATCGCGATCTTCCTCGACGCGCCGGCCAGCGTCGCCGGCCTGGGCATCGACGCGCCGGGCACCTTGGTCGCGCTGCCCTTCGACGTGGCCGGTGCGCTGACCGGTTTCCACACCGACGACATCGTCAGCGGCTGGGCCGGCGTGCAGGCCTGGCCGGGCACCGGCGCCGTGCCGCCATCGCCGTTCCCGGTCATCACGAACCCGGCGGGCGGATTCGGCACGTTGGCGTCCGCCGGGCTGGGGCAGGCCAGCACGGTCGGCGGCCTGTCGGTCCCGCCCGGCTGGACGGCGGCCGCCCCCGCGATTCGCCCGGCCGCCTTGGTGCTGCCGGCCACCACCGCGGGCGCCGCCGCGCCGGCCGCCGCCGCGGCGGCTTCCACCGGCACCGGCAGCTTGTTCGGCGAGATGGCCACGGCCAGCATGGCCGGGCGCGCGATGGCTGGTACCGGTGGCGCCCTGGGCCGCGAGCGGGCCCGGGCCGGTGAGATCGAGAAGGCAACGCGCTCGGCGCCGAAGGAGCCGACGACCGTGCCGACGGAACCACCCCAGGTCGCCGCGGGCGGCCCGATCACCAGCATCGCCGCCGAGTTGCGCGAACTGGCTTCGCTGCGCGACGCCGGAATCTTGACGCAGCAGGAATTCGAAGAGCAGAAAAAGCGCCTGCTGCCTGGCTGA
- a CDS encoding thioredoxin family protein, with product MAIESTMLALGTVAPAFTLPEPATGRTLSRDDLTGPALVVTFICNHCPYVKHVAAGLAALGRDLAEQGVAMVGISSNDVVTYPQDGPDQMVVEARSHGWTFPYLYDETQDVARAYSAACTPDTFVFDGERRLVYRGQLDDSRPKNGLPVTASDVRAAVDAVLAGRPVNPDQRPSIGCGIKWR from the coding sequence ATGGCCATCGAGTCCACCATGCTCGCCCTCGGTACCGTCGCCCCGGCCTTCACGCTGCCCGAGCCGGCCACCGGCCGCACGCTCAGCCGCGACGATCTGACCGGCCCCGCCCTGGTCGTCACGTTCATCTGCAATCACTGCCCGTACGTGAAGCACGTCGCCGCCGGGCTCGCCGCGCTCGGTCGTGACCTCGCCGAGCAAGGCGTTGCGATGGTGGGCATTTCGAGCAATGACGTGGTCACCTACCCGCAGGACGGGCCCGATCAGATGGTCGTGGAGGCCCGCAGCCACGGCTGGACGTTCCCGTACCTGTACGACGAAACCCAAGACGTTGCCCGCGCCTACTCGGCCGCCTGCACCCCCGACACCTTTGTGTTCGACGGCGAACGCCGGCTGGTCTACCGCGGCCAGCTTGACGACTCCCGGCCGAAAAACGGCCTTCCGGTCACGGCCTCGGACGTGCGCGCCGCCGTCGACGCGGTCTTGGCCGGGCGACCGGTGAATCCCGACCAGCGCCCGTCCATCGGGTGCGGCATCAAATGGCGTTGA
- a CDS encoding C39 family peptidase, whose product MLTFRFAPAARAAAIGACIDLATAALVAGCGGGPTATTSATTSLTTVVAAQTNSPAQGNGTAAPTGPRMYGNPAAAARYWVAQSLEDNCGLVSIADVVGEVTGNAPTERQMLDLAESMPSGANPGPIYAPRNDPSHSGPNSGISMSDLVILLDHFGIKSEMTDTSDRDQNGLALLEQYLAKDRKIIAFVNSSVILNADDQRTKADHFLVVTGIDTGTGTGTGTGTGIVHLNDPGIDHADEQVGFATFMAAWQTSDQSIVVTAAPG is encoded by the coding sequence ATGCTCACATTTCGGTTCGCCCCGGCGGCCCGTGCCGCGGCTATCGGCGCATGCATCGATTTGGCCACCGCGGCGCTCGTCGCGGGGTGCGGGGGCGGCCCGACGGCGACCACCTCCGCCACCACCTCGTTGACCACAGTCGTTGCGGCACAGACTAATTCACCCGCCCAGGGAAACGGTACCGCGGCGCCGACCGGCCCCCGCATGTACGGCAACCCGGCGGCCGCGGCCCGGTATTGGGTGGCGCAATCGCTCGAGGACAACTGCGGACTCGTGTCGATCGCCGACGTGGTGGGCGAGGTCACCGGCAACGCACCCACCGAGCGGCAGATGCTGGACCTGGCAGAGTCGATGCCGTCGGGGGCCAACCCCGGACCGATTTACGCGCCGCGGAACGACCCGAGCCACTCCGGGCCGAACAGCGGCATCTCGATGTCCGACCTGGTGATCCTGCTCGACCACTTCGGTATCAAATCCGAGATGACCGACACGTCCGACCGGGACCAGAACGGGCTCGCGCTCCTCGAGCAATACCTGGCCAAGGACCGCAAGATCATCGCCTTCGTGAACTCCTCGGTCATCTTGAACGCCGACGACCAGCGCACCAAGGCCGACCACTTCCTGGTCGTGACGGGCATCGACACCGGCACCGGCACCGGCACCGGCACCGGCACCGGGATCGTGCACCTCAACGATCCCGGTATCGATCACGCCGACGAACAGGTCGGCTTCGCCACGTTCATGGCCGCCTGGCAGACCAGCGATCAGTCGATCGTGGTGACCGCGGCGCCCGGCTGA
- a CDS encoding glycosyltransferase, whose amino-acid sequence MKMVLAAYGSRGDVEPCVAVARELHGRGHDVVIAVPPDKLGMAESAGLSAVAYGPDSREQVTMATNFVRNVANPVSALPQLIERVTTVWTGKSETLTSVAAGADLLVAGMNEQRLAANVGEHLGIPLAALHFFPAETLELGRLQSEVTGAAEAAQRRALGLSDHAATPPPLEIQTYDELWAPELAKQWAGPGYRRPFVGSLTLGLPGDADDEVLSWIADGTPPIYFGFGSTPVTSPAETVAVISAACTQIGERALICSGPNDFTHIPPADHVKIVEAVNHAAVFPACRAIVHHGGAGTTAAGMRAGVPMLILWLWLDQPIWADAVSRLEVGVGRAFSASTLDSLVADLRSVRSAHYLTRAREVATQMIAPAESVAAAADLLESAARRA is encoded by the coding sequence ATGAAAATGGTGCTGGCCGCCTACGGCAGCCGCGGCGACGTCGAGCCCTGCGTCGCCGTCGCACGGGAGTTGCACGGCCGAGGGCACGACGTCGTGATCGCCGTGCCGCCCGACAAGCTCGGCATGGCCGAGTCGGCGGGGCTGTCCGCGGTCGCGTACGGCCCCGACAGCCGCGAGCAGGTCACCATGGCGACCAACTTCGTCCGCAACGTCGCGAATCCGGTGAGCGCGCTGCCGCAACTCATCGAGCGCGTCACCACGGTGTGGACCGGCAAGAGCGAGACGCTGACCTCGGTGGCGGCCGGGGCCGACCTGCTGGTGGCCGGGATGAACGAGCAGCGGCTTGCCGCCAACGTCGGGGAGCATCTCGGCATACCGCTGGCGGCGCTGCACTTCTTCCCCGCAGAGACCCTGGAACTCGGCCGGCTGCAGTCCGAAGTCACCGGCGCGGCCGAAGCGGCCCAGCGCCGGGCGCTCGGTCTGTCCGACCACGCGGCGACGCCACCGCCGCTCGAGATTCAGACGTATGACGAGTTGTGGGCACCCGAACTGGCAAAGCAATGGGCCGGGCCGGGCTACCGACGGCCTTTCGTCGGTTCGCTGACCCTCGGATTGCCGGGCGATGCGGACGACGAGGTGTTGTCCTGGATCGCCGACGGGACGCCGCCGATCTATTTCGGATTCGGCAGCACGCCGGTCACCTCGCCCGCCGAGACGGTCGCGGTGATCAGCGCGGCCTGCACGCAGATCGGTGAGCGGGCGTTGATTTGCAGTGGCCCAAACGATTTCACCCACATCCCGCCCGCCGACCACGTGAAGATCGTGGAGGCAGTGAATCACGCCGCCGTCTTTCCGGCGTGCCGCGCGATCGTCCACCATGGCGGCGCCGGCACCACCGCCGCGGGCATGCGGGCGGGGGTGCCGATGTTGATCCTGTGGCTCTGGCTCGATCAGCCGATCTGGGCGGACGCGGTCAGCCGACTGGAAGTCGGCGTGGGCCGGGCATTCTCGGCCTCCACCCTGGACTCGCTGGTCGCCGACCTGCGCTCGGTGCGTTCCGCGCACTACCTCACCCGTGCCCGGGAGGTGGCCACGCAGATGATTGCGCCCGCCGAAAGCGTCGCCGCGGCGGCCGACCTTCTCGAATCCGCCGCCCGGCGGGCATAG
- a CDS encoding cutinase family protein: MSARKLARWVGISVATTWALLSAPLGTPTAVADGCSDVSVVFARGTHQEPGLGNIGQAFVDSLTSQLGGKSVDVYAVNYPANDDYHNSANAGANDASAHIQDVVASCPNSKIVLGGYSQGSTVIDLATNAMPTSVADHVAAVALFGEPTSQFSTMLWGGQPLPTINPAYGSKVTSICAPDDPICSGGGNIMAHVSYIDAGMTAQAATFAANKINQGAPSV; the protein is encoded by the coding sequence ATGAGTGCACGTAAATTGGCCCGCTGGGTTGGTATCTCGGTTGCGACGACGTGGGCGCTGTTGAGTGCACCCCTCGGAACCCCCACTGCCGTCGCCGATGGCTGCTCGGACGTCTCGGTGGTTTTCGCCCGGGGCACCCACCAGGAGCCCGGTCTGGGCAACATAGGACAGGCGTTCGTCGACTCGCTCACGTCGCAGCTCGGCGGTAAGTCCGTCGACGTCTATGCGGTGAACTATCCCGCCAACGACGACTACCACAACAGCGCAAACGCCGGCGCCAACGACGCCAGCGCCCACATCCAGGACGTCGTCGCCAGCTGCCCGAACTCCAAGATCGTGCTCGGCGGCTACTCCCAGGGCTCGACGGTGATCGACCTGGCCACCAACGCGATGCCGACCTCGGTGGCCGACCACGTCGCCGCCGTTGCCCTGTTCGGCGAGCCCACCAGCCAGTTTTCCACCATGCTGTGGGGCGGCCAGCCGCTACCGACGATCAACCCGGCGTACGGCTCCAAGGTCACCAGCATTTGCGCGCCCGACGACCCGATCTGCTCCGGCGGCGGCAACATCATGGCGCACGTGTCCTACATCGACGCCGGAATGACGGCCCAGGCCGCCACGTTTGCGGCCAACAAGATCAACCAGGGCGCCCCGAGCGTCTGA
- a CDS encoding FAD-dependent oxidoreductase: protein MTERSEQPWAPSRLDQGPLSADVIVVGAGITGLMTAVLLARAGKDVLVLEARTVGACATGNTTAKISLLQGSQLSKVLPRHGRDVARAYVDGNREGQEWVLGHCEARGVAVQREDAYTYAQSVRGVPSARAELAACQAVGLPVTWDDDAEVPFAYHGGVRLADQAQFDPMPFLDSLAVELLGHGGRLVEHTRVRRVSWRGKGVRVHVTDAAQRDVELQAPQLVLATGIPILDRGGYFARVKPSRSYCLAFKVPGNITRPMMISTDSPTRSVRYAPVADGERLIVGGAGHTVGREKSPSEALDELSTWTRKHYPGAVQTHFWSAQDYTPIDHLPYVGPILPNTESIFVATGFNKWGMTNGPAAALALSSRILGGRMDWARAFASWSPHELTGLATALQANLEVGFNLTKGWITPAIRTHRRSPVDGEGGVVSGPPWHLEARCRVDGTEHRVSPVCPHLGGIVNWNDADNAWECPLHGSRFAPDGTLLEGPATRDLTA, encoded by the coding sequence ATGACCGAACGCAGCGAACAGCCTTGGGCCCCAAGCCGGCTTGATCAGGGACCGTTGTCCGCCGATGTCATCGTCGTGGGCGCGGGCATCACCGGCCTGATGACGGCGGTGCTGCTGGCCCGCGCCGGCAAGGATGTGCTGGTGCTGGAGGCGCGCACCGTGGGGGCGTGCGCCACCGGAAACACCACCGCGAAAATCAGCCTGCTGCAGGGCAGCCAGCTCTCCAAGGTGTTGCCACGGCACGGCCGGGACGTCGCGCGCGCGTACGTCGACGGCAACCGCGAAGGACAGGAGTGGGTGCTGGGCCACTGCGAGGCGCGCGGCGTGGCGGTGCAGCGCGAGGACGCCTACACCTACGCCCAATCCGTGCGGGGCGTCCCGTCGGCGCGCGCCGAGCTCGCGGCGTGTCAGGCGGTCGGGCTGCCGGTGACGTGGGACGACGACGCCGAGGTGCCGTTCGCCTATCACGGCGGTGTGCGGCTGGCCGATCAGGCCCAGTTCGACCCCATGCCCTTCCTCGACTCGCTGGCCGTCGAGCTGTTGGGGCACGGCGGACGGCTGGTCGAGCACACCCGCGTGCGGCGGGTCTCCTGGCGCGGCAAGGGGGTGCGTGTGCATGTCACTGACGCCGCCCAGCGGGACGTCGAACTGCAGGCGCCCCAACTGGTGCTCGCCACCGGGATCCCGATCCTGGATCGCGGCGGGTATTTCGCGCGGGTGAAGCCGAGCCGGTCCTACTGTCTGGCGTTCAAGGTGCCGGGCAACATCACCCGGCCGATGATGATCTCCACCGACTCGCCGACACGGTCGGTGCGGTACGCGCCGGTCGCGGACGGGGAGCGGCTGATCGTGGGCGGGGCCGGCCATACCGTGGGCCGTGAGAAGAGCCCGTCCGAGGCGCTGGACGAGCTGTCGACGTGGACGCGCAAGCACTATCCGGGGGCCGTGCAGACCCACTTCTGGTCGGCGCAGGACTACACACCCATCGACCATCTGCCGTACGTCGGCCCCATCCTGCCGAACACCGAAAGCATCTTCGTCGCAACGGGTTTCAACAAGTGGGGGATGACCAACGGCCCCGCCGCGGCGTTGGCGCTGTCCAGCCGCATCCTGGGCGGGCGGATGGACTGGGCCCGCGCGTTCGCCAGCTGGAGTCCGCACGAGCTGACGGGACTGGCGACGGCCCTGCAAGCCAACCTCGAAGTCGGCTTCAACCTGACGAAGGGCTGGATCACCCCGGCGATACGGACGCACCGCCGCAGCCCGGTCGACGGCGAAGGCGGTGTGGTGAGCGGCCCACCGTGGCACCTGGAGGCCCGCTGCCGCGTCGACGGGACCGAGCACCGCGTCTCCCCGGTGTGCCCGCACCTGGGTGGGATCGTGAACTGGAACGACGCCGACAACGCGTGGGAGTGTCCGCTGCACGGGTCGCGGTTCGCGCCCGACGGCACCTTGCTCGAGGGCCCGGCCACCCGCGACCTGACCGCGTAG